From one Nilaparvata lugens isolate BPH chromosome 2, ASM1435652v1, whole genome shotgun sequence genomic stretch:
- the LOC111048711 gene encoding vacuolar protein-sorting-associated protein 25, with protein MAFSNWPWQYSFPPFFTIQPNIETRAKQLEAWRGLVLDYHRALKQAVLDVSEAERSELFNNTKLQRKLPTEGIIQVLESLAKNGNAEPCNKARTRWYIYWHTLPEWADKMYTWAQETGQTNSVCTLYEIINASDQDFYGLNEEVVKKALHVLERKQKAELILDGENSGVKFF; from the exons atggcGTTCTCAAATTGGCCGTGGCAATATAGTTTTCCTCCATTTTTCAC AATTCAGCCAAATATTGAAACAAGAGCAAAACAACTTGAAGCATGGCGCGGTTTGGTCCTGGATTATCACAGAGCACTGAAACAAGCCGTATTGGACGTGAGCGAAGCCGAACGTAGCGAACTATTCAACAATACAAAACTGCAAC GAAAATTACCCACAGAAGGTATCATTCAAGTTCTAGAATCGCTTGCCAAGAACGGTAATGCTGAGCCTTGTAACAAAGCAAGAACTAG GTGGTATATCTACTGGCACACACTGCCAGAATGGGCCGATAAAATGTACACCTGGGCGCAGGAGACCGGTCAGACCAATTCTGTGTGCACTTTATATGAAATTATCAACGCTTCTGATCAAG atttttatGGCCTCAATGAGGAAGTTGTCAAAAAGGCGCTGCATGTTCTAGAACGTAAACAAAAGGCTGAACTGATTTTGGACGGCGAAAATTCGGGAG